From a region of the Synechococcus sp. PCC 7502 genome:
- a CDS encoding HEPN domain-containing protein: MGTPPNEAVKYRLQRAEEAYHDALTLAESGGWNSCVNRLYYSCFYAVSALLLKDNLSSPKHTGVRGIFNKEYVRTGIISKDHARLYNDLFERRQEADYGDFVYFEESEISPLLPQVKDLLDSITRILVQD, translated from the coding sequence ATGGGAACTCCTCCAAATGAAGCAGTTAAATATCGCTTACAACGAGCCGAAGAAGCTTACCATGATGCTCTGACGCTTGCGGAATCAGGAGGCTGGAATAGTTGCGTTAATCGCTTATATTACAGTTGTTTTTATGCAGTATCAGCCCTTCTATTGAAAGATAACCTGTCGTCACCAAAGCATACAGGCGTTCGTGGCATTTTCAATAAAGAGTATGTAAGGACTGGCATTATCTCTAAAGATCACGCAAGACTTTACAACGATCTATTTGAACGTCGGCAGGAAGCTGATTATGGCGATTTTGTTTACTTTGAAGAGTCGGAAATTTCTCCTTTACTACCTCAAGTTAAAGATTTATTGGACTCAATTACAAGGATATTAGTACAAGATTAG
- a CDS encoding nucleotidyltransferase domain-containing protein has product MESKALLERIKKLVCAIEPTAQIFLYGSRARNDARPDSDWDILILVDGVVNPSRRDHLRHEIYEIEWETGEVICSIIRSRQEWYTPQFQQTPFTQAIDKEAILL; this is encoded by the coding sequence ATGGAAAGCAAAGCATTACTTGAACGTATTAAAAAACTTGTATGTGCGATCGAGCCAACCGCACAAATATTTCTCTATGGCTCCCGCGCCCGCAATGATGCAAGACCAGACTCAGACTGGGATATATTGATATTAGTAGATGGTGTCGTCAATCCATCCCGACGCGATCACCTACGCCATGAAATCTATGAAATTGAATGGGAAACAGGAGAAGTAATTTGTTCGATCATCCGCAGCCGTCAAGAGTGGTACACCCCACAATTTCAACAAACTCCATTCACCCAAGCCATAGATAAAGAAGCTATTCTGCTGTAA
- a CDS encoding L,D-transpeptidase family protein — MLNFVNHALLTVTVAVLMPISGAIAQNAGTVNSQINAQIKSSHWAQVFMQGLIQRNLISQPQSLQPDQKVTRAEFAITLDRAFPFQPAIRQAIAFNDVPSTFWAADAIQSIYAKGFWSSDDIQFFRPEGYMTRWEAMVAIANGLSLNAALNSKVNSKKVDPKVFLFSIYTDAASIPAGAIASIAALTDKQIIVNYPNVRQLNPNAVITRAELAALVYQSLVYMGQLDRVSSNFIASRNNPLFNATDFTAKEIITHLRVNLRRREVVVYQGDKKLKTYPLGVGRAGWDTPSGSYQVKQIIRSPDWKNPFTGDVIKANDPDNPLGGYWIGFWTNGKDWSGFHGTSQRDSVGKASSHGCLRMYKEDIKAIFDKVTLATVVEIIR; from the coding sequence ATGCTAAATTTTGTAAACCATGCCTTGCTTACAGTTACTGTAGCCGTTTTGATGCCAATTTCTGGAGCGATCGCCCAAAATGCAGGTACGGTAAATTCTCAAATCAATGCCCAAATCAAGTCAAGTCACTGGGCTCAAGTTTTTATGCAGGGGTTAATTCAACGCAACCTCATTAGTCAACCCCAAAGCCTCCAACCAGATCAAAAAGTCACCCGTGCGGAATTTGCCATTACCTTAGATCGAGCATTTCCATTTCAACCCGCTATTAGACAGGCGATCGCATTCAATGATGTTCCTTCTACTTTTTGGGCAGCGGATGCAATTCAAAGTATCTATGCTAAGGGTTTTTGGAGTAGTGATGATATACAGTTCTTTCGTCCCGAAGGGTATATGACTCGATGGGAAGCAATGGTAGCTATTGCCAATGGACTGAGCCTCAATGCTGCTTTAAATTCTAAAGTTAATTCTAAAAAAGTTGATCCCAAAGTATTTCTATTTTCTATCTATACCGATGCCGCTTCTATTCCTGCTGGAGCGATCGCTTCTATAGCGGCACTTACGGATAAACAGATTATAGTTAACTACCCTAACGTGCGCCAACTTAACCCCAATGCGGTGATTACAAGAGCCGAGTTAGCTGCTTTAGTTTACCAATCCCTAGTATATATGGGGCAGTTAGACAGGGTTAGCTCTAATTTTATTGCTAGTCGGAATAATCCTCTATTCAATGCCACCGACTTTACGGCAAAAGAAATCATTACCCATCTTAGGGTAAATCTACGGCGACGAGAGGTTGTGGTGTATCAAGGGGATAAAAAGCTGAAAACCTATCCCTTGGGTGTGGGTAGAGCAGGTTGGGACACGCCCTCAGGCTCCTATCAAGTCAAACAAATTATTCGCAGTCCCGATTGGAAAAATCCTTTTACGGGCGACGTGATTAAAGCCAATGACCCTGATAATCCCCTTGGTGGCTATTGGATCGGTTTTTGGACAAATGGCAAAGATTGGTCGGGGTTTCATGGTACCTCGCAACGGGATTCTGTCGGCAAAGCTTCTTCCCACGGCTGCCTACGGATGTATAAGGAGGATATTAAAGCTATTTTTGATAAAGTTACTCTTGCCACAGTTGTCGAAATTATCCGCTAG